ATCAAGATATTTCAATGTTAAAAATTAAATCGTTTATTTTACTTTTAAAACTTATTTTAAAAATTATACATTGTTTCTTGTTGTTTTTTTGTTATATATTGTTTTTTTGTTATGTACAAAAATTACACATGTTTTTTAGTGATATTACCGTTGATTTTATTAGTTTTATTCATATTTTTATTAATCCAAATTAACAAGGGTTATAATCCAAATTAACAAGGGTTATAATCCAAATTAACAAGGATAACCATCCAAATTAACAAGATATATAATCCAAATTAATAAGGTATATGTTTTATACATATCAATTTTCTTAATGAACAAGGTATATTTTTATGAAAATATCTATATTTTTTGATAAATATATGTTATTATATAGAAAATTCTTAATGAACAAGATATATTTTTGTGAAATTCTATGACTTGTACCTTGTTAATTTGGGTCTTTTTCATATAAAAAAAGGAGAAGTATATGTCTAAAAAAATAAATGATTTAATTCATTCAGATGGAACAGATTTTATTGAAACAATAGATACAGGTCCTACATATTATTTAGAAGAGGATATATCTATTGATGAAAAATATATAAAGAATAAAGCTTTGGTTCGAATGGATATGAATATAGTTCAATTTCCAATTTTTAGTAAAAATACCAAAAGAAAAAAGAACGAAATAACAACTTATTTTTTTAACAAGAACCGAGACACTTATATAACAGTAAAACCTTCTAGTGGTGAGTTGATTCCAGGAGAAGGAGAAGAAAGAGTTTTTATTGCCCTAATGAAATTAATGAAAGAGAAAGGGATGACACAGGAATTTATTGTTACAGCTAAAGAAATAAAAGATGCTGTAAAAACTCATTCTAATAATTATATTAGCGAAATAAAAAGAGCGTTATTAAGATTGTCAGAGACAAGTTATAATTTTAAGAATACAATGTATTCAAATGAAATGAATGCAATTTTAAAAGAGGAAGTTAGTACCCCAATATTGACATTTAAATCTAAAAAGTTAGATTTATCTGGTAATGAAAGTATAAAAAATACGATAAAAGATGGACGTATTAGAGAAGTTTATATTATAAGAATTTCCGACCATTTTTACAAAAACATCGTGAAAAGAGGATATTTGGTATACGATTCAGATATTCTTTTAGATATAAATTCTAGTGTTTCAAGAACGTTATATATGCTTATTGAAAAAATAAGATTTGAAGAGTTATATGTTAGAGAATCAGTTTTCGCATTAATAAAAAAAATACCTTTAAAATATGAGAAAAAAACTTTATCAACAACAATTAAAACTTTAGAAAAAGCTTTTAATGAGTTAAAACAAAAACATCTTATAAAAGATTTTAAATTTATTAAAACATCAACATGGTTGGAATCTGATGTTGAAATTTATTTTGATGAAGCTCATAATATTTTAAAGCAAGAACGTTTTGATGAAGATAATAAAGAACTTAAAAATATTTATAATAATTTAGCTATAAGTTTTACAGAAAAGAATATTGAAGAAGCAGAGCCAGTTATTATTGCTACAAATGAAATGATATTTGAAATTTTAGAAAAAATGCCATCTAAAGCTAAAACATTAAAATCTATGCCTAAAATTATAAAAGAATCAATTGAAAATTATGGATATGAAAAAGTTAAAGCTACAGCAATATATATGTCTAATCAAAAAAAGGTTACAAGCCCTAAGGCATATTTTTTAAAAGCTCTTGAAAATAATTGGGCGGATGATATTCTAATCAAGGAAAATAGTGAGAAAAGTTCTAATAAAATAGTTTTAAAAGAAGAAGAAGTAAGGAAAAATGATGAAATTTCTCAAATTGATGAAAATATAGTTAAATTTTATAATAATTTATCAGATAGTATGAAAAAAGATATTGAAGAAAAAACATATCGAGAGTATATTAAAGAGTGCGGCCAAGAAACAAAAATTCAGCAAATGGCTTTTAAAGCTGCTAAAAATAGCTTGGTTTATAAATATATATCTAAAAATAATTTACATAAAAATAAAATAATAGAAGAAGTACAAGTATACGAAACAAATACAAAAGTTGATGATAATTTAGTATTAGAACTAGAAATATTTAACGATATAATAAATAAAAGTATTGAGATGTATAAAATGATTTTAGATTTAACAGATGAAAAAATTTTAGAAATAAAAAGAGAAATCTTAAAAGAATTAGGGACTAAATTCATTTTAAAGAAATTAACAATAGACGAAATAAATGAAACTATAGCAGAGAAATTAAAATAGGGAGGAAACATGGGAAAAGTTATTACAATAAAGAATAATAAGGGTGGAGTTGGTAAATCATGGCTTACTTTGCAATTAGCTCATATTCTTTCAAATATAGATAATAATAAGATATTAGTTCTAACTTCTGACTCACAAAATAATGTAATGCTGTATGCAGGTGTTGATATTGAATTTAATGAAGGATTAGAAAATTGGTTGGACAAAGGTGATGGTGATATGGTCGCACTAAGAGAAAATCTATATTATATTCCGTTAACAAGCAGTAATTTCAAAAGAGGGTTTGATAAAAAATTAAAGATTTTAGTAGAAAGACTAAAATCTGAATATGACTATATTTTAATTGACTCAGTACCTATATTAAATATAGATAAGTGTTTTCTAGAACTTGCAGATAGTATAGTTATACCAACTATGTTAGATACAGCAAGCTGTAAGGGAATTTTAAATTTATCAAATGAAGTAGATTTAGCAAAAGTGAAGGCGATTGTGCCTAATAAATTTTCTAAAACAAAGTCAGAGAAATTTTGGAAAAATATATTAGGAGATTTTTTAAAAGGAAATTCAATTTATTTTGCGGAACCTATACCACAAATGGCATTTTTATCTGAATTAACACATCAAGGAAAAACAGTTTTAGAAAGCAGTTCAAAAAAAATAGATGAAATACAAAATAGTTTAATAGAAATTGCTAGGGTGGTGTCTTAATGAAAAAAATCAATGTAAAAATAGCAAATAAATTAGGAGAAAAATTTAAAGAAACTAATATCCAAAAAGTTACATCTCAAATTGAAGTGTTAGAAATTAAAGAGAAGTATAATCCAATTTTAAATTACGATGAATTTGAACTTGAAAATCTACAAAAAGAGCAAATGATTATATTTGAAGAAAAAGCTATTCACCATGCAAATGAACTTTCTAAAAATACAATAGCTTTATCAAAAATATTTTATGAAGCTCAAAAAACTTTAGCTTCAGCTAAAACAGGATCATTTATAAAATGGTATGAAACATTAGGTTTTAAAAAAGATTTTGTATATATGCTTCTTAAAAGAAATGAATTATTTATGGAAGTTGCAAACGAAAGGATATTTGAGATACCTGAAAAAGCAATAAAAACTATTTCTAAAATAAAAGATAAAGTAAATGTTAAAGAGATACTAGAAATTGTAAATGCTGAAAAACCAGTTATAGTAGCAAAAGAGATTGAAGTTAATCTTTCGGGTAACCCGAAAGATAGAACACCCGAAATCGAAGAAGTTGAAATTATAGATAATGGTTTTGAAAAAATAGAAAAAATAGAAAAAAAAATAGCAGAATATTATCAAAAGATAAAAAAATTAGAATATGAATTAAATATTTTAAAAAAAAGCAGATAATAAAATTATAGGAATAAGTATAGATTTATTGATGGGAGATACGATAACTGTTTTAAAAGATGGAGAAAAAGTTAGAGTTAGATTTTATGGAATTGATGCTCCAGAAAAAAAGCAAGAGTATGGAATAAAGTCTTTAGATGTTTTAAAAAAGATGATAGATGGTAAAATTGTAGAGATTGATGTTAAGGATAAAGATCAATATAGTAGAGTTGTTGGAGAGGTTTATTATAATGGAAAAAATGTAAATCTTTACATGCTAGAAACAGGAAATGCTTGGTGGTATAAGCAATATTCTAAGAAAAATTTAGAATTTGCTGCTGCTGAAGAGAAAGCTAAATTAGAAGGATTAGGATTATGGAAAGAGAAAAATCCTACGCCACCTTGGGAGTTTAGAAAGAAAAATAAAAAATGAGAATAACTAAAAAGTAAAAAAATGTAAGAGAGTCTTAAAGTATATGACTTCCTATAATAGTGTTAAGCTATTATAGGAAGTCATTTTTATATTAATATTAATTTGACAATCGTTATATATTAAGGTATCTCTATACTAAATAAAGATAATATATTAGAGATATTTAAAAATGGAGAGATAGGAAAAAGTATAGATGAAAATATATTCAAACAAATTTACTCAGCTAGTTCAGAAGTAGGGATTAAAGATATAAAAAAAATAAGAAAATTACAAAAAGAAATTACACAAAAGGAAATTATAGATTTTATGGATATATTGCAAAAATCTTATAATTTAAAATTTCAAGAAAATATAGTTATTTTATTGAGAAAAGCAATAAAAAAAGGGGTTTGTTAAATATCAATTTTGGAAATTATAAGGTAATAGTAGGAGGAAATAAATGAAAAAAATTTGTTCAAAAAAATTAGATGATAATTTCTCAAGTAAACCATTGGAAACAAAAGATGAAGCCTTGTTAGTATACAAGATTGTAAGAGCTTATTCTGATGCTAATGAAGAAGGAAAACTTTATGAATTACTTACAGGGGAAAGTCACAATAATCCTTTTTTATTTTTAGAAGCACAACCTTATAGTCAAAGAAAACATGAAGGAAATACTAATTTAGATTTAGCTATGGGAAGTATTAAAAAGAGAGAAGGAACTGAATCCGGCATTCAATATGATTCTAAAAATCAAGAAAAGCACTTTTTATTTTTAGAAGCAAAGTGGGATAGCGATATTTCAGTAGGAGTAAAGTATTGCACTATAAGAAATCAACTTCAAAGAGTTATTGATAATGCACTGTATTTTAGTTTTAATCCAGAATCAATAAATAAAATATATGTAGTTTTGCTTACTCCTAAAAAATATAAAAATTGTTTTGAAGAAAAATTAAATTCAAGATTTTACGGGTATAAATATGGAGAGTATAGTTTAGATTCAAGTATAATTTTAAGAGAGCTTGAAATGATAAAATCAGAACTTCCTTGGAAAGAAGGGGAAAATTTAGATTCCTTAATACAAGAAAATATAAAAAAACTTACATTGAATTGGGTAACTTTTGAAGAGTTGATAGAAAAGATTACTAAAAATAGTGTAAAGGAAGAGATAAAGACAGTATATGAAAAAATTAATATAAAAAAAAGAGATGTAGAAAGTCTATATTCTGCAATTTAATAAATTTAGTATAAATTAACTTCTTAGTTATCAAATTTTAAATGTCCAAATAGGCTATCTTAGATTAGTTACTTTAAAGGTAATTGTTACTAAGATAGCTTTTTTTATTTTAAATATTTTTACCAGAAAGATAAAAGACCTTTAAGAGAGTATCATCACTAGGATAAGCAGATATAGAATTACTAACTTTTCTAAATTGGCTATTTAAATTTTCAATTAAATTAGAAAGATATGATAACTCACTCCAGTTAGTGTACCAACTTCTAAAAGCTGGCACAGAATCAGTTGTAAAAAGAAATGAATTATTAGAAATTGTAGATGCTAAGAAACCAGT
The nucleotide sequence above comes from Cetobacterium somerae ATCC BAA-474. Encoded proteins:
- a CDS encoding ParA family protein, which encodes MGKVITIKNNKGGVGKSWLTLQLAHILSNIDNNKILVLTSDSQNNVMLYAGVDIEFNEGLENWLDKGDGDMVALRENLYYIPLTSSNFKRGFDKKLKILVERLKSEYDYILIDSVPILNIDKCFLELADSIVIPTMLDTASCKGILNLSNEVDLAKVKAIVPNKFSKTKSEKFWKNILGDFLKGNSIYFAEPIPQMAFLSELTHQGKTVLESSSKKIDEIQNSLIEIARVVS
- a CDS encoding thermonuclease family protein, with the translated sequence MGDTITVLKDGEKVRVRFYGIDAPEKKQEYGIKSLDVLKKMIDGKIVEIDVKDKDQYSRVVGEVYYNGKNVNLYMLETGNAWWYKQYSKKNLEFAAAEEKAKLEGLGLWKEKNPTPPWEFRKKNKK